Proteins from a single region of Sesamum indicum cultivar Zhongzhi No. 13 linkage group LG5, S_indicum_v1.0, whole genome shotgun sequence:
- the LOC105162600 gene encoding uncharacterized protein LOC105162600 produces MEFPSFHQTITIPISHKTPAEDVLVDEQSVGDAETRPFKDDQIKELKGKRMSVEFLDGPTVTEFVNDSQMFEKWANEKFKSLDANGDGVLSRDKLQKRAGKFSSMEFELQSMDEIKGLYDLLFDKFDVDRSGSINPDQFRALMKEIMLAKARGIGNSPICIILQEDSMLMGAVRRANPR; encoded by the exons ATGGAATTCCCGTCGTTCCACCAGACGATAACAATTCCAATTTCCCACAAGACCCCGGCGGAAGACGTCCTGGTTGATGAACAGTCGGTTGGCGATGCCGAGACTCGGCCTTTTAAGGATGATCAG ATCAAagaattaaaaggaaaaagaatgagTGTCGAATTCCTTGATGGACCAACAGTGACGGAATTCGTCAACGATTCGCAAATGTTTGAGAAATGGGCAAATGAGAAGTTCAAATCGCTGGATGCCAATGGCGATGGGGTGCTAAGCCGCGACAAACTCCAGAAACGGGCGGGGAAGTTCTCATCCATGGAATTCGAGTTGCAGTCCATGGACGAGATCAAGGGCCTCTACGACCTCCTGTTCGACAAGTTCGATGTCGATAGAAGTGGAAGCATCAATCCAGATCAATTTAGAGCCCTGATGAAGGAGATCATGCTCGCCAAAGCTCGGGGGATTGGTAATTCGCCCATATGCATTATTCTTCAGGAAGATAGCATGCTTATGGGGGCCGTTCGGCGTGCAAATCCCCGATAA